From Sporosarcina sp. 6E9, a single genomic window includes:
- a CDS encoding SbcC/MukB-like Walker B domain-containing protein: MKPIKLTMTAFGPYKETEIVDFRELEDNRLFVISGATGSGKTTIFDGICFALYGQASGEDRTDIRAMRSDFADNDTQTTVELIFEIHSRTYRIMRQIPYTKEGNKTETIANCEFYEQTANGEIPIVDRQIVSEINKKAEELIGFTQAQFSQIVMLPQGEFRKFLTSDTENKETIMRKIFRTEPYREIVVRLKGKQDEAKTMLQTEEQKRASFIEQIPSLLPERESTIFGVLKTAHHNANQIIGGLEEELKYYNEKTVHDQNLYVTANKKHAKMLEQFHKAKSINDQFVELEKRKQRYAELTQQIPVLEKKSKQLGDAERASSIEPIEVQYAELKKEVADKTKHLEKASMFVKNLSEKLVEIESQYHAEEAKKPEREKITENLIRLNDTLPKVTELATKEKALSDSKKEHNVLQLKLNETVDQSTGEIEKVTLYKNNVAELEKQLIPYDEKVDLLTSTTEKCRVVDEFIAMNEQASTLEKEKIQHELAYVSSREKYDEMAKDWLNNEAVTLAEMLHDGENCPVCGSNEHPKKAHRGENAVTKEALDAANKQLAKIESNFRTSDANYQSMLNQLTRKNEELVRLELDAETINESSVQLHTLKNNLNDEVKELREARNQLSTLKEKLAVQTNATEELLLAKHELERAFLESSASLETKQAIFNHELNTIPEEVRELNVLEQRIHALNTKKSEMDLAWEAIQKLREEGREQLSSSKSAEIHAKTSLSEAEEKKVNAEKRFVEALDKSEFPTEEAYQASKLDEPSRTRLKNEIDNFKQQYYAVRESMKESSQQLEGQEKTDLSALDKTLAELKEAYETAYKEYNRSLDFEKTITRLKDNIDESTKKIAKLDQTYGEVSNLYDVVRGHNNLRLSFERYIQIEYLEQIIQSANERLREMSNGQFQLIRSDRQEVRGRQSGLGLDVYDAYTGQTRDVKTLSGGEKFNASLCLALGMADVIQSFQGAVSIDTMFIDEGFGSLDEESLNKAIDTLIDLQKSGRVIGVISHVEELKAAFPAILEVRKSREGHSNTKFLLK, encoded by the coding sequence ATGAAACCAATTAAATTGACCATGACCGCGTTTGGACCGTATAAAGAAACGGAAATTGTCGATTTCAGAGAGCTTGAGGATAATCGCTTATTCGTTATTTCCGGTGCGACAGGTTCCGGGAAAACAACCATCTTTGACGGTATTTGTTTTGCGTTATACGGACAAGCAAGCGGGGAAGACCGCACGGACATCCGTGCAATGAGAAGTGACTTTGCCGATAATGATACACAAACTACAGTCGAGTTAATATTTGAAATTCATAGCCGGACTTATCGGATTATGCGGCAAATTCCTTATACAAAGGAAGGAAACAAAACCGAAACGATAGCCAATTGCGAGTTTTATGAACAGACCGCGAACGGGGAAATCCCAATTGTTGATCGGCAAATCGTTTCGGAAATTAATAAGAAAGCGGAAGAATTGATTGGATTTACGCAGGCGCAGTTTAGTCAAATTGTCATGTTGCCCCAAGGAGAATTCAGGAAGTTCCTTACTTCTGATACAGAAAATAAAGAAACGATTATGCGGAAAATATTCAGGACGGAACCTTATCGAGAGATTGTTGTGCGCCTAAAAGGTAAACAAGATGAAGCGAAGACGATGTTACAAACTGAAGAACAAAAAAGAGCAAGTTTCATAGAACAAATTCCTTCATTATTACCAGAACGGGAATCAACTATTTTTGGGGTGTTAAAAACAGCGCACCATAATGCAAATCAAATTATAGGCGGATTAGAAGAAGAGTTAAAATATTACAATGAAAAAACGGTTCATGATCAAAACTTATACGTAACAGCCAATAAAAAACATGCAAAAATGCTAGAGCAATTCCATAAAGCGAAAAGTATTAATGATCAATTTGTTGAATTGGAAAAAAGAAAGCAACGTTACGCGGAACTCACACAACAAATTCCGGTTTTAGAAAAGAAGTCGAAACAGCTTGGCGATGCAGAGCGTGCATCTTCTATTGAACCAATCGAAGTGCAGTATGCGGAACTGAAAAAAGAAGTCGCGGACAAGACCAAGCATCTTGAAAAAGCATCTATGTTCGTTAAAAACCTTTCAGAAAAACTTGTAGAAATTGAAAGTCAATATCATGCCGAAGAAGCTAAGAAGCCTGAACGAGAAAAAATAACCGAAAACCTTATACGGCTAAATGATACACTTCCAAAGGTGACGGAATTAGCGACTAAAGAAAAAGCGCTTTCGGATAGTAAGAAGGAACATAACGTACTACAACTTAAATTAAATGAAACCGTTGATCAATCAACAGGCGAAATTGAAAAAGTAACTTTATATAAAAATAATGTTGCAGAATTAGAAAAACAACTAATACCATATGATGAAAAAGTGGATTTGCTAACGAGTACAACAGAAAAATGCCGCGTCGTTGATGAATTCATTGCAATGAATGAGCAGGCTTCTACGCTGGAAAAAGAGAAAATCCAACATGAACTTGCTTATGTATCATCCCGGGAAAAATACGATGAAATGGCAAAAGATTGGTTGAATAATGAAGCTGTCACACTGGCAGAAATGCTTCACGACGGCGAAAATTGTCCTGTATGCGGAAGCAATGAACATCCTAAAAAAGCACATCGTGGAGAAAATGCTGTAACAAAAGAAGCGCTTGATGCGGCAAATAAACAATTGGCGAAAATTGAAAGTAACTTCCGAACTTCAGATGCAAACTACCAAAGCATGCTGAACCAGTTAACGAGAAAGAATGAAGAGCTTGTTCGCCTTGAACTAGACGCTGAAACGATTAATGAATCTAGTGTTCAACTGCATACGTTGAAAAACAATTTGAATGATGAAGTAAAAGAACTTCGCGAAGCTCGAAATCAGCTATCCACACTCAAGGAGAAACTAGCCGTTCAAACCAATGCAACAGAAGAATTATTATTAGCTAAACATGAATTAGAACGGGCATTTCTTGAAAGTAGTGCATCGCTCGAAACAAAACAAGCGATCTTCAATCATGAACTAAATACAATTCCTGAAGAGGTTCGAGAGTTGAATGTATTGGAACAAAGAATCCACGCGCTTAATACGAAGAAAAGTGAAATGGATCTTGCATGGGAAGCCATTCAAAAACTACGTGAAGAAGGACGCGAGCAACTCTCTTCTAGTAAATCTGCTGAAATACATGCGAAAACATCGCTTTCTGAAGCTGAGGAAAAGAAAGTCAACGCAGAGAAAAGATTTGTTGAAGCATTGGACAAGTCTGAATTTCCAACTGAAGAAGCTTATCAAGCATCGAAACTGGATGAGCCATCACGGACAAGATTGAAAAATGAAATTGATAATTTCAAACAACAATATTATGCTGTTCGGGAGTCAATGAAAGAATCATCACAGCAGCTTGAGGGACAAGAAAAGACAGATTTAAGTGCGCTAGACAAAACCTTAGCTGAATTAAAAGAAGCCTATGAAACTGCTTATAAAGAATATAATCGTTCATTGGATTTTGAAAAAACGATTACAAGATTGAAAGATAATATTGATGAATCAACAAAAAAAATAGCTAAACTTGATCAAACATATGGTGAAGTTTCAAATCTTTACGACGTTGTTCGGGGTCATAACAATTTGCGATTATCATTCGAACGCTATATTCAAATCGAATATTTGGAGCAAATCATTCAATCGGCGAATGAAAGACTTAGAGAGATGTCAAATGGTCAATTCCAGTTAATTCGCAGTGATCGCCAAGAAGTTCGGGGTAGGCAAAGTGGATTAGGTCTTGATGTATATGATGCTTATACGGGCCAAACGCGCGATGTCAAAACACTCTCTGGTGGAGAGAAGTTTAACGCTTCCTTATGTTTAGCACTTGGTATGGCGGACGTAATTCAAAGTTTCCAAGGTGCGGTTTCCATCGATACGATGTTTATCGATGAAGGTTTTGGTTCTCTAGATGAAGAGTCATTGAATAAAGCAATTGATACATTGATTGATTTGCAAAAGTCGGGTCGTGTTATCGGCGTTATTTCACATGTTGAAGAATTAAAAGCGGCATTCCCAGCGATTCTCGAAGTTCGAAAATCAAGAGAGGGCCATAGTAATACAAAGTTTCTATTAAAATAA
- the brnQ gene encoding branched-chain amino acid transport system II carrier protein: MQTKLKFSSYLLIGVMLFALFFGAGNLIFPAELGQNAGKNLWPAIIGFLITGVGLPFLGILAMGFSGSRNLQDLASRVHPLYAVIFTSLLYLTIGPFFAAPRTGAVAFDIGIAPFIGEGNMKIALMIFTLIFFGVTLWLSLNPAKIVDRIGKYLSPGIIILLLVMLVMVIVNPMGAIGSPQDTYISGPFMKGFTEGYNTMDALASLVFGIIVINAIRAMGVTNKREILVATAKSGAVATTFLAILYVGIAYLGATSTGVLGLMENGGPVLSGASTHYMGTFGSIILGVIIILACLTTSIGLMTACGEYFHTLFPKVSYKMFVTFFTTFCLVVANFGLSNIITYSIPVLMFLYPLAVVLMLLTFTSSLFNHSRIVYVAATVVAFMISVIDGLKTLCTLLEIENFGWMNPIIKFYKQVLPLYDEGLGWLLPVLAIMFVTGVLVRLLKPSPVHAQ; the protein is encoded by the coding sequence ATGCAAACGAAACTGAAATTTTCATCATATCTTCTCATTGGGGTCATGTTGTTCGCGTTATTCTTTGGCGCAGGGAATCTAATATTTCCAGCCGAACTTGGTCAAAATGCTGGAAAAAATCTTTGGCCTGCGATAATTGGCTTTTTAATCACTGGCGTGGGGCTGCCTTTTCTAGGTATTCTAGCGATGGGATTCTCGGGAAGTCGCAATTTACAAGACCTTGCGAGTAGAGTTCATCCGCTTTATGCAGTTATATTCACATCACTTTTATATTTAACAATCGGACCTTTCTTTGCAGCTCCGCGTACAGGCGCTGTTGCGTTTGATATCGGGATTGCACCATTTATTGGTGAAGGAAATATGAAGATTGCTTTAATGATCTTCACATTAATATTTTTTGGCGTTACCTTATGGCTATCATTGAATCCCGCTAAAATTGTTGACCGAATAGGGAAATACCTGTCTCCGGGCATCATTATTTTACTTCTTGTCATGCTTGTCATGGTTATCGTGAATCCGATGGGCGCTATCGGATCACCGCAGGATACTTATATTAGCGGACCGTTTATGAAAGGTTTTACGGAAGGGTATAATACGATGGATGCGCTTGCGTCTCTTGTATTCGGAATCATTGTCATTAACGCGATCCGTGCGATGGGTGTTACGAATAAACGAGAGATTCTTGTGGCTACGGCAAAATCCGGTGCAGTTGCGACAACTTTTCTAGCGATTCTCTATGTTGGAATTGCATACTTAGGCGCGACGAGTACTGGGGTTCTTGGGTTGATGGAAAACGGGGGACCGGTATTAAGCGGTGCATCAACGCATTATATGGGGACTTTCGGATCAATCATTCTTGGCGTTATAATTATACTGGCATGTCTGACGACGAGTATTGGGCTAATGACGGCTTGCGGTGAATACTTCCATACTTTATTCCCGAAAGTCAGTTATAAAATGTTTGTTACGTTTTTCACGACATTTTGTTTGGTAGTTGCGAACTTTGGCTTGTCGAATATTATTACATATTCGATTCCAGTATTAATGTTCCTATATCCACTTGCAGTAGTTTTAATGCTACTGACATTTACATCGTCGTTGTTTAATCATTCACGTATTGTTTATGTTGCGGCGACTGTTGTTGCATTCATGATTAGTGTCATTGATGGATTAAAAACGCTTTGTACATTATTGGAAATAGAAAACTTCGGTTGGATGAATCCAATTATTAAATTCTATAAGCAAGTATTGCCACTCTATGATGAAGGTCTAGGCTGGTTACTACCTGTATTGGCAATCATGTTTGTGACTGGCGTACTTGTCCGTTTGCTTAAGCCTTCACCGGTGCATGCTCAATAA
- a CDS encoding DUF6366 family protein: MGRDNETPEERSERLRQKELKHPASSIHGSVLSDLVGGLGWKGTGLMILLLIFGFIIYATFFR; this comes from the coding sequence ATGGGTAGAGATAACGAAACTCCTGAAGAAAGAAGTGAAAGATTAAGGCAGAAGGAATTAAAGCATCCCGCAAGCAGTATTCACGGAAGCGTACTTTCTGATTTAGTAGGTGGCTTAGGTTGGAAAGGCACAGGACTGATGATTCTTTTATTGATATTTGGATTTATTATATACGCCACCTTCTTTCGTTAA
- a CDS encoding Fe3+ hydroxamate ABC transporter substrate-binding protein, which translates to MFKRKLYCSNCNREVQPGEVIYAKMKVPQYAGMVEIKAYLKNESKIFCIDCSKQKE; encoded by the coding sequence TTGTTTAAACGTAAGTTGTATTGTTCTAATTGTAATCGTGAAGTTCAACCAGGAGAAGTAATATATGCAAAAATGAAAGTGCCACAATATGCAGGGATGGTAGAAATTAAAGCATATTTGAAAAACGAGAGCAAAATCTTTTGTATAGATTGTTCTAAACAAAAAGAGTGA
- a CDS encoding GntR family transcriptional regulator gives MPIPSDYSKPKRKTAKETAFNQIQQWIIDGTLHPGEKLYDTELAKALGISRTPVRESLQILETQGFVEMFPGKATQVTAVEKESITDLLPPLAALQALSAELAIPNLTEEQLTLLEDTNSRFAKVIDSEDYFKALKIDEEFHQIIVDAADNPYIFSIVDSLQAHVRRLFFHNSIVLTRSSIDEHNDIIKLMRDKDVESVSTLMRKNWLRAIEKFRMLNAE, from the coding sequence ATGCCGATACCTTCTGATTACTCAAAACCGAAACGAAAGACAGCGAAAGAAACTGCTTTTAACCAAATTCAACAGTGGATTATTGACGGGACATTACATCCTGGTGAAAAGCTTTATGATACTGAACTTGCGAAGGCGTTAGGTATCAGCAGGACGCCTGTCCGTGAGTCACTGCAAATTTTAGAAACGCAAGGATTTGTAGAAATGTTTCCAGGGAAAGCGACGCAAGTAACGGCGGTTGAGAAAGAATCGATTACGGATCTTCTCCCCCCTCTTGCTGCACTGCAAGCATTATCTGCGGAACTTGCGATCCCTAATCTGACCGAAGAACAGTTAACTCTACTTGAAGATACAAATAGTCGTTTTGCAAAAGTGATTGATTCCGAGGATTACTTTAAAGCGTTGAAAATCGATGAAGAGTTCCATCAAATCATTGTAGATGCAGCAGACAATCCATATATTTTTTCAATAGTCGACTCCCTACAAGCCCATGTTCGAAGATTATTTTTCCATAATTCGATTGTTTTAACTAGAAGTTCAATCGATGAACATAATGATATTATTAAATTAATGCGAGATAAAGACGTAGAAAGTGTTTCAACCCTAATGCGCAAAAACTGGTTACGCGCGATTGAAAAGTTTCGTATGTTAAATGCAGAATGA
- a CDS encoding glyoxalase — translation MKSFYQNILEMHLIEDGIERFTLQIGSSTLTFKASHLPASYHFAFNIPGTHMAEAKKWLQARVELNHEDGNDEIYYKRFDADAVYFDDPAGNVVEFIGRRSKVGVGHFTSNSLMNISEMSITTSFVSDVAMKLKEAGVTSRNNVPIEPDSLNFLGEDDTLIILVPPKRRWYFSDKFSEVYPLKIELVNGRSLLMDEKGFISNR, via the coding sequence TTGAAAAGTTTCTATCAAAACATTTTAGAAATGCATTTAATTGAAGACGGCATTGAGCGCTTTACATTACAGATTGGAAGTTCTACATTAACTTTTAAGGCGAGCCACCTTCCCGCCTCCTATCATTTTGCCTTCAATATTCCCGGCACTCATATGGCTGAAGCCAAAAAATGGCTACAAGCACGGGTAGAGTTGAACCACGAGGACGGTAATGATGAAATCTATTATAAAAGATTCGACGCTGACGCAGTGTACTTTGACGATCCAGCTGGAAATGTTGTTGAATTTATAGGTAGAAGATCGAAAGTCGGTGTTGGTCATTTTACGTCCAATTCCTTAATGAATATTAGCGAGATGAGCATAACGACTTCGTTTGTATCCGATGTAGCGATGAAACTAAAAGAAGCCGGCGTGACAAGTCGCAACAATGTTCCGATTGAACCGGACTCACTAAACTTTCTAGGCGAAGATGATACCTTAATCATTCTCGTTCCACCGAAGAGGAGATGGTACTTCTCCGATAAGTTTAGTGAAGTCTATCCACTAAAGATTGAGCTTGTTAATGGACGTTCGCTTTTGATGGATGAAAAAGGATTCATCTCAAATAGGTAG
- a CDS encoding VanZ family protein has translation MTAILGYIQAMLPFMMVALPIIIFFRFIYHKIRKFERPNFFHEVGVVIFCLFLIALFSQTIMTRFYTGPVVTRSFSNINLVPFRVFRDNYYAITELNYWQPFIINFLGNICIFMPIGFLVPLLWGKFNRFWKVALIGLATSLFIEVTQLSQVRSSDIDDLWLNTLGGMLGYGFYYFWNKKYPQLTQKFKR, from the coding sequence TTGACTGCAATTTTGGGATATATTCAGGCAATGCTACCATTTATGATGGTAGCATTGCCCATTATCATTTTTTTCCGCTTTATCTATCATAAAATCCGCAAGTTTGAAAGGCCAAATTTCTTTCATGAAGTGGGCGTTGTTATTTTCTGTTTGTTCCTGATTGCTTTGTTTTCTCAAACGATCATGACGCGTTTTTACACTGGACCTGTTGTGACTCGCTCATTTTCTAATATTAATCTTGTCCCCTTTCGAGTTTTTCGGGATAACTACTATGCCATTACTGAACTGAATTATTGGCAACCGTTTATCATTAACTTTTTGGGTAACATCTGCATTTTCATGCCAATTGGATTTCTTGTCCCATTATTATGGGGCAAGTTCAACCGTTTTTGGAAAGTGGCCTTAATTGGGCTGGCGACCTCTCTGTTTATCGAAGTCACTCAACTTTCACAAGTCCGAAGTAGTGATATCGATGATTTATGGTTGAATACTTTGGGGGGCATGTTAGGATACGGGTTTTATTATTTTTGGAATAAAAAATATCCACAACTAACACAAAAATTTAAGAGGTGA
- a CDS encoding RtcB family protein, whose protein sequence is MIEIKGRHNTAIVFTDEIEESAKQQVYDLCNQEFLQDAKIRMMPDLHAGKGCTIGTTMTIKDKIVPNFVGVDLGCGMICIELDIKKEDIDFNKLDKVIRRNVPSGMNIRKKAHRNASDIPYDEIIAPINEGRARGSIGTLGGGNHFIEINEGEDNSVYLVIHSGSRNPGKQISDYYQQVAIETNQDPNVSRDMAYLEGQNMQNYLHDVNIAQKYAACNRKTMAEVIMRGMDWHTISEFDTIHNYVDIENMILRKGAISAGDGEVVIIPMNMRDGSLICRGKGNPDWNYSGPHGAGRIMSRSQARREVNLAEFEDTMKDVWSTSVTKSTVDESPFAYKKMDDILKHIGDTVEVLEVIKPLYNFKASR, encoded by the coding sequence ATGATTGAAATTAAAGGAAGACATAATACAGCGATTGTTTTTACAGATGAAATTGAGGAAAGTGCTAAGCAACAAGTTTATGATTTATGTAATCAAGAATTTCTGCAGGACGCAAAAATTCGAATGATGCCCGACTTGCATGCCGGAAAAGGCTGCACAATCGGAACAACAATGACCATTAAAGACAAAATCGTCCCGAACTTTGTAGGTGTCGACCTTGGTTGTGGAATGATTTGCATCGAATTGGATATTAAAAAGGAAGATATCGATTTCAATAAACTCGATAAAGTGATTCGGCGAAATGTGCCGAGTGGGATGAACATCAGAAAAAAAGCACACCGCAATGCTTCAGATATTCCGTATGATGAAATTATTGCGCCTATTAATGAAGGAAGAGCACGAGGAAGTATCGGAACCCTTGGTGGCGGAAATCACTTTATCGAGATAAATGAGGGTGAAGACAACAGCGTATACTTGGTCATTCATTCTGGCAGCCGTAATCCTGGGAAACAAATTTCAGATTACTATCAACAAGTAGCGATTGAAACAAATCAGGATCCGAATGTATCAAGAGATATGGCGTACCTCGAAGGTCAAAACATGCAAAATTACTTACATGACGTGAATATCGCTCAGAAATATGCAGCCTGTAACCGAAAAACAATGGCGGAAGTCATTATGAGAGGCATGGATTGGCATACAATATCTGAATTCGATACGATTCATAACTACGTCGACATTGAGAATATGATTCTACGAAAAGGTGCTATTTCAGCCGGGGATGGCGAAGTTGTCATTATCCCGATGAACATGCGGGATGGGTCGCTCATTTGTCGTGGGAAAGGAAACCCTGATTGGAATTATTCAGGTCCGCACGGCGCTGGAAGAATTATGAGCCGTTCTCAAGCTAGACGCGAAGTGAACTTAGCAGAATTTGAAGACACGATGAAAGATGTCTGGAGCACCTCCGTTACCAAGTCAACTGTCGACGAGTCCCCTTTCGCCTACAAAAAGATGGATGATATCTTGAAGCATATTGGAGATACAGTTGAAGTATTAGAGGTGATTAAGCCGCTATATAATTTTAAAGCAAGCAGATAA